The following are encoded together in the Salvelinus sp. IW2-2015 unplaced genomic scaffold, ASM291031v2 Un_scaffold5430, whole genome shotgun sequence genome:
- the LOC139026664 gene encoding myelin-associated glycoprotein-like, protein MPDRLDVLTGSCMQIPCAFDIPDQNKYTFNSTIQTSGVWIKELPVFGWRPDNVIINSSKMVNRYQGKIPGNMSQKNCTTVLLNAATSYSDKSPFRIESELFKATDTQKVCLYTVVVNDLPSSPIITVSGEVKEGTPVSLNCSAVAPXPEHPPELTWTLPTQLTPENQLQENPDQTKSVLW, encoded by the exons ATGCCAGATAGACTGGATGTACTGACTGGCTCCTGTATGCAAATCCCATGTGCTTTTGATATTCCTGACCAAAATAAGTATACATTTAACAGCACAATACAAACCTCTGGAGTGTGGATTAAAGAATTACCAGTCTTTGGTTGGCGTCCGGACAATGTGATAATTAACAGCAGTAAGATGGTCAACAGATATCAAGGGAAGATACCTGGAAACATGTCCCAGAAGAACTGCACCACAGTCCTCCTCAATGCTGCCACCAGTTACTCTGATAAATCGCCCTTCAGAATTGAGAGTGAACTATTCAAAGCAACAGACACTCAAAAAGtctgtttatatactgtagttgTCAATG ATTTGCCTTCCAGTCCCATCATTACTGTCTCAGGTGAAGTGAAGGAAGGGACCCCTGTCAGTTTAAACTGCTCTGCTGTCGCTCCCMGTCCTGAACACCCCCCTGAGCTGACATGGACTCTCCCAACACAGCTCACACCTGAGAACCAACTGCAGGAGAATCCAGACCAAACCAAATCAGTTCTATGGTGA